A DNA window from Hydrogenophaga taeniospiralis contains the following coding sequences:
- a CDS encoding lysophospholipid acyltransferase family protein, with translation MTERSLRRNPLWIAYEHVAMLIGLGTLAALCLSWLPFAMLLHPVLPRGLGQTLGRRVITIGFRLYLHVLGGLCACRFDLSELEHLHREGPMIIAANHPSLLDAVLIVSRLPNAICVMKASLMDNVLFGSAARLARYIRNDGALQIIRQSRAGLDEGAQVLLFPEGSRTRNFPVDPFTPTLGMIARRSGVPVQTLLIEYSTPYLGKAWPLFRRPELPLHCRVRLGRRFPAPLDYAAFTHELEAYFRNESSLHGSARFTHDE, from the coding sequence ATGACTGAGCGGAGCCTGCGACGCAACCCACTGTGGATCGCCTACGAGCATGTGGCCATGCTCATCGGTCTGGGCACTCTGGCGGCGCTCTGCCTGAGCTGGCTGCCTTTCGCCATGCTGTTGCACCCGGTGCTGCCGCGCGGGCTCGGGCAGACCCTGGGACGGCGCGTCATCACCATCGGCTTTCGCCTCTACCTGCACGTCCTCGGTGGGCTGTGTGCCTGCCGCTTCGACCTCTCCGAGCTCGAACACCTGCACCGGGAAGGCCCGATGATCATCGCGGCCAACCACCCCTCTCTGCTCGACGCGGTACTGATCGTCTCGCGCCTGCCCAACGCCATCTGTGTGATGAAAGCCAGCCTGATGGACAACGTGCTGTTCGGCTCGGCCGCGCGCCTGGCCCGCTACATCCGCAACGACGGCGCGCTGCAGATCATCCGGCAAAGCCGAGCCGGGCTGGACGAAGGCGCCCAGGTGCTGCTGTTCCCGGAAGGCAGTCGCACCCGGAACTTCCCGGTCGACCCCTTCACCCCGACGCTGGGCATGATCGCTCGGCGCTCGGGCGTGCCCGTGCAGACCCTGCTGATCGAATATTCCACCCCCTACCTGGGCAAGGCCTGGCCACTGTTTCGCCGCCCCGAGCTGCCCCTGCACTGCCGCGTGCGCCTGGGCCGGCGCTTCCCGGCGCCCCTCGACTACGCGGCCTTCACCCACGAGCTGGAAGCCTATTTCCGCAACGAGTCCAGCCTGCACGGGTCCGCCCGTTTCACCCACGATGAATGA
- a CDS encoding glycosyltransferase family 2 protein, whose product MNDAPTPPSSSTHLVLIPSYNPGVGVLETVRLARAQWTPVWVVVDGSTDGTAQQLQDLATGDEGLRVIVLPENRGKGAAVLEGISQAARSGFTHALTMDSDGQHPADLIPAFMQASQHQPGAMVLGKPVFGPEAPALRVNGRKVSNGWANLETLWMGIGDSLYGFRVYPIAPLMTIMQGHRFMRRFDFDPEAVVRLCWAGVRPINIDAPVRYLSAEEGGVSHFKYLRDNTLLTWMHTRLFLGFVLRLPLLIWRRLSASGH is encoded by the coding sequence ATGAATGACGCCCCGACACCCCCGTCCAGCAGCACCCACCTGGTGCTGATCCCCAGTTACAACCCCGGCGTCGGGGTGCTGGAAACGGTCCGGCTTGCCCGCGCGCAATGGACCCCGGTCTGGGTGGTCGTGGACGGCAGCACCGACGGCACGGCCCAGCAACTGCAGGACTTGGCCACCGGTGACGAAGGCCTGCGGGTCATCGTGCTGCCGGAAAACCGGGGCAAGGGCGCGGCCGTGCTCGAAGGCATTTCGCAGGCGGCCCGGTCCGGCTTCACCCACGCGCTCACCATGGATTCCGACGGCCAACACCCGGCCGACCTGATTCCGGCCTTCATGCAGGCCTCGCAACACCAACCCGGCGCCATGGTGCTGGGCAAACCGGTGTTCGGCCCCGAGGCGCCGGCGCTGCGCGTCAACGGCCGCAAGGTGTCCAACGGATGGGCCAACCTGGAGACCCTGTGGATGGGCATCGGCGACTCGCTCTACGGTTTTCGCGTCTACCCGATCGCCCCGCTCATGACCATCATGCAGGGCCACCGCTTCATGCGCCGCTTCGACTTCGACCCCGAGGCCGTCGTGCGGTTGTGCTGGGCCGGTGTGCGGCCCATCAACATCGACGCACCGGTGCGCTACCTCTCGGCCGAAGAAGGCGGCGTGTCGCACTTCAAATACCTGCGCGACAACACCCTGCTGACCTGGATGCACACCCGGCTCTTCCTGGGGTTCGTGTTGCGTCTGCCCCTGCTGATCTGGCGCCGCCTGAGCGCCTCTGGACATTGA
- a CDS encoding class I SAM-dependent methyltransferase, which translates to MTPTPPRTAALKSDPRLNPYFRSEDERRSVTRAMFDQAAPGYDSAEALTALGSGAWYRREVLVRNGLQPGMTLLDVAAGTGLVTVAGHELVGPEGRVLALDPSPGMLAELRKKVDVETIEAYAESIPLPDAQVDFVSMGYALRHVGDLDRAFAEYLRVLRPGGKVCIMEISRPRSRIARGLLHFHIAVVVPVLARLTRRHADVKRLWEYYGDTIEAAIEPERILEALRRAGFQDVDCRISLGVFREYTGGKK; encoded by the coding sequence ATGACACCCACCCCACCGCGCACCGCCGCGCTGAAATCCGACCCGCGCCTGAACCCCTATTTCCGCAGCGAGGACGAGCGCCGCAGCGTCACCCGCGCCATGTTCGACCAGGCCGCGCCCGGCTACGACAGCGCCGAGGCGCTCACCGCGCTGGGCAGCGGCGCCTGGTACCGGCGCGAGGTGCTGGTGCGCAACGGCCTGCAGCCCGGCATGACCCTGCTGGACGTGGCCGCCGGCACCGGCCTGGTCACCGTGGCGGGCCACGAACTGGTCGGGCCCGAAGGGCGCGTGCTGGCGCTCGACCCCTCGCCCGGCATGCTGGCCGAGCTGCGCAAGAAGGTGGATGTCGAGACCATCGAGGCCTACGCCGAGTCCATTCCCCTGCCCGACGCGCAGGTGGACTTCGTCTCCATGGGCTACGCCCTGCGCCACGTGGGCGACCTTGACCGGGCCTTCGCCGAATACCTGCGCGTGCTGCGCCCGGGCGGCAAGGTCTGCATCATGGAAATCAGCCGTCCCCGCAGCCGGATCGCGCGCGGCCTGCTGCACTTCCACATCGCGGTGGTGGTGCCGGTGCTGGCCCGCCTGACGCGCCGGCATGCCGACGTGAAACGGCTGTGGGAGTACTACGGCGACACCATCGAGGCGGCGATCGAGCCCGAACGCATCCTGGAGGCCCTGCGCCGCGCCGGGTTCCAGGACGTGGACTGCCGCATCAGTCTGGGCGTGTTCCGCGAATACACAGGAGGCAAGAAATGA
- a CDS encoding cation:proton antiporter, which translates to MSTTEVFLIAMAIIFTVPWLIWRLGRTDHYAPLVVVQIITGILLGPGVLGKWFPAYYDFVFTPSVIQLLNGLAWWSVMLFVMIAGVELDLKKAWEHRRESSITAGLALGAPLLLGCAAAAAMLGFDGWMGQQAMSWQFVLGIGMACAVTALPILILLMEKLDILRQPLGQRILRYASLDDIAIWGVLALILMDWGRIGKQVAFLLAFVVLSLAYRKLMAWLPERDRWYMALIWLAVCGLGADWAGLHYMVGAFLAGAVMDAHWFDQDKLDQLRHHVLLVMMPVFFLSTGLRTNWAVGGTAVFAAAALLLVASVVGKLLGVRLAAYVLRWSPGEASIIGWLLQTKALIMIIFANILLDKQIITNAAFTALLLMAVASTMLTVPMVKPLMHRAAQRFQAGLVSK; encoded by the coding sequence ATGAGCACCACCGAGGTTTTCCTGATCGCCATGGCGATCATCTTCACCGTACCCTGGCTGATCTGGCGCCTGGGCCGCACCGACCACTACGCGCCGCTGGTGGTGGTGCAGATCATCACCGGCATCCTGCTCGGGCCCGGTGTGCTGGGCAAGTGGTTTCCGGCCTACTACGACTTCGTCTTCACCCCCAGCGTGATCCAGCTGCTCAACGGCCTGGCCTGGTGGTCGGTGATGTTGTTCGTGATGATCGCCGGCGTGGAGCTCGACCTGAAGAAGGCCTGGGAGCACCGGCGCGAGAGCAGCATCACGGCCGGCCTGGCGCTGGGCGCGCCCCTGCTTCTGGGCTGCGCCGCGGCGGCGGCGATGCTGGGTTTTGACGGCTGGATGGGCCAGCAAGCCATGTCCTGGCAGTTCGTGCTGGGCATCGGCATGGCCTGCGCAGTGACGGCGCTGCCGATCCTGATCCTGCTGATGGAGAAGCTCGACATCCTGCGCCAGCCCCTGGGACAGCGCATCCTGCGCTACGCGAGCCTGGACGACATCGCGATCTGGGGCGTGCTGGCCCTGATCCTGATGGACTGGGGCCGGATCGGCAAACAGGTCGCCTTCCTGCTCGCCTTCGTGGTGCTCAGCCTGGCCTATCGCAAACTCATGGCCTGGCTGCCCGAGCGCGACCGCTGGTACATGGCCCTGATCTGGCTGGCCGTGTGCGGGCTGGGCGCCGACTGGGCCGGCCTGCATTACATGGTGGGCGCGTTCCTCGCGGGCGCCGTGATGGACGCGCACTGGTTCGACCAGGACAAGCTCGACCAGCTGCGCCACCACGTGCTGCTGGTGATGATGCCGGTGTTCTTCCTCTCCACCGGCCTGCGCACCAACTGGGCGGTGGGCGGCACAGCGGTGTTCGCGGCCGCCGCGCTGCTGCTGGTGGCCTCGGTGGTGGGCAAGCTGCTCGGGGTGCGGCTGGCGGCCTACGTGCTGCGCTGGTCGCCCGGCGAGGCGTCCATCATCGGCTGGCTGCTGCAGACCAAGGCGCTGATCATGATCATCTTCGCCAACATCCTGCTGGACAAGCAGATCATCACCAACGCGGCGTTCACCGCCCTGCTGCTGATGGCGGTGGCCAGTACCATGCTGACCGTTCCCATGGTCAAACCGCTGATGCACCGCGCCGCGCAGCGCTTCCAGGCCGGCTTGGTGTCCAAGTGA
- the fabG gene encoding 3-oxoacyl-ACP reductase FabG — translation MKRALVTGGSGGIGAAICSRLAADGHHVIVHANRGLEKAQALVAQIQAAGGSAQAVAFDVTDRQATAAALERLVEEGAVQILVNNAGIHDDAVFPGMSGEQWDRVLDVSLNGFFNVTQPLTMPMMRTRWGRIVSISSVAAIAGNRGQVNYSAAKGALHAASKSLALELASRGVTVNAVAPGLIATGMIDGSFDADTVKKLVPMQRVGRPEEVADLVAFLASDRAAYISGQVISINGAMI, via the coding sequence ATGAAGCGAGCCCTGGTCACAGGTGGCAGCGGTGGCATCGGCGCCGCCATTTGCAGCAGGCTGGCCGCCGACGGCCATCACGTCATCGTGCACGCCAACCGCGGCCTGGAAAAAGCGCAGGCGCTGGTCGCGCAGATACAGGCCGCGGGTGGCAGCGCGCAGGCGGTGGCGTTCGACGTCACCGACCGCCAGGCCACGGCGGCGGCCCTGGAGCGCCTGGTGGAAGAGGGCGCGGTCCAGATCCTGGTGAACAACGCCGGCATCCACGACGACGCGGTGTTCCCGGGCATGAGCGGTGAGCAATGGGACCGCGTGCTGGACGTGTCGCTCAACGGTTTTTTCAACGTCACGCAACCGCTGACCATGCCCATGATGCGCACGCGCTGGGGCCGCATCGTCAGCATCTCGTCGGTGGCCGCGATCGCGGGCAACCGAGGCCAGGTCAACTACTCGGCCGCCAAGGGCGCGCTGCACGCGGCGAGCAAGTCGCTGGCGCTGGAGCTGGCCAGCCGCGGCGTCACGGTGAACGCGGTCGCGCCCGGCCTGATCGCCACCGGCATGATCGACGGCAGTTTCGACGCCGATACCGTCAAGAAGCTCGTGCCCATGCAGCGTGTGGGCCGCCCGGAAGAGGTGGCGGACTTGGTGGCCTTCCTGGCCTCGGACCGCGCGGCCTACATTTCGGGACAGGTGATCTCCATCAATGGTGCGATGATCTGA
- a CDS encoding 3-hydroxylacyl-ACP dehydratase, with protein MLDHDWIAAHIPHQGRMCLLDAVLDWSDTTIVCRADSHTAADHPLRADGRLGIAAGIEYTAQAMAVHGVLLAPAAQPPRLGYLTSVRGVQMHVARLDDLAGALEVRAERVSGDATLILYRFQVLHEGRCLLDGRASVVLDAQAL; from the coding sequence GTGTTAGACCACGACTGGATCGCCGCCCACATCCCGCACCAGGGCCGCATGTGCCTGCTCGACGCGGTGCTGGACTGGTCGGACACCACCATCGTGTGCCGCGCCGACAGCCACACCGCCGCCGACCACCCGCTGCGCGCCGACGGCCGGCTGGGCATCGCGGCGGGCATCGAATACACCGCGCAGGCCATGGCCGTGCACGGCGTGCTGCTGGCGCCTGCGGCGCAGCCCCCGCGCCTGGGTTACCTCACCAGCGTGCGTGGCGTGCAGATGCACGTGGCGCGGCTGGACGATCTGGCCGGCGCGCTGGAGGTGCGGGCCGAGCGCGTCAGCGGCGACGCCACGCTCATCCTCTACCGTTTTCAGGTGCTCCACGAAGGCCGCTGTCTGCTCGATGGCCGGGCGTCCGTGGTGCTCGACGCCCAAGCCCTTTGA
- a CDS encoding beta-ketoacyl synthase chain length factor has translation MNAHTTQPAGTDVPADTPLHAWIDGIGVITPGLPDWPTAREVLRGEQAFVRAASLLPVPTLLPAAERRRASRVVKLSLGLGLEAAAQAGADVASLTTVFSASGADGHNCHALCEQLATEDRQISPTRFHNSVHNAAAGYWGIATHSMAPCQVICAYDASMGAGLLDALAQVACDQQPVLLVAYDSEYPEPLHSKRDTPDCGGVALLLSHVRSERSLASIRVTPTTEAADTLADAGLETLRLQIPALRALPLLQRLATGAAGPVCLDYLAPMQLMVDLRPC, from the coding sequence ATGAACGCACACACCACCCAACCGGCCGGCACCGACGTGCCCGCAGACACCCCGTTGCACGCCTGGATCGATGGCATTGGTGTGATCACACCCGGCCTGCCGGACTGGCCAACGGCGCGCGAGGTGTTGCGCGGCGAACAGGCCTTTGTCCGCGCGGCCTCGCTGTTGCCGGTGCCCACGCTGCTGCCCGCGGCCGAACGCCGGCGCGCCAGCCGTGTCGTCAAACTGAGCCTGGGCCTGGGCCTGGAGGCCGCCGCGCAGGCCGGCGCCGACGTCGCCTCGCTGACCACGGTGTTCTCCGCCTCCGGGGCCGACGGCCACAACTGCCATGCGCTGTGTGAGCAACTGGCCACCGAAGACCGGCAGATCTCGCCCACGCGCTTTCACAACTCGGTGCACAACGCGGCCGCCGGCTATTGGGGCATCGCCACCCACAGCATGGCGCCGTGCCAGGTGATCTGCGCCTACGACGCCAGCATGGGCGCGGGCCTGCTCGACGCGCTGGCCCAGGTGGCCTGCGATCAGCAGCCGGTGCTGCTGGTGGCCTACGACAGCGAATACCCCGAACCGCTGCACAGCAAGCGCGACACGCCCGACTGCGGCGGGGTGGCCCTGCTGCTCTCCCACGTGCGCAGCGAACGTTCCCTGGCCTCGATACGCGTCACACCGACCACCGAAGCCGCCGACACGCTGGCCGACGCCGGTCTGGAGACCCTGCGCCTGCAGATCCCTGCGCTGCGGGCCTTGCCGCTGCTGCAGCGTCTGGCCACCGGGGCGGCGGGCCCGGTCTGCCTGGACTACCTGGCCCCGATGCAACTGATGGTGGACCTGCGGCCGTGTTAG
- a CDS encoding beta-ketoacyl-[acyl-carrier-protein] synthase family protein gives MTPLLLSAFTATTCLGRGLDATRDALRSNRSGLKPCRFETVELDTWIGEVADVDAQRLPAALASHDCRNNRLTQMGLETDGFADRVREAVARHGRTRVGVFLGTSTAGILQTELAYRRRDPVSGALPDDFVYRHTHNAFSLAEFTRDYFGLEGMAMAISTACSSSAKVFAAAARQLALGTIDAAIVGGVDTLCLTTLYGFASLQLTSSQPCRPYDVARDGISIGEGAAFGLLERAPRPEPGAVLLMGVGESSDAYHMSAPHPQGLGARMAMEAALRSAGIGADAVDYINLHGTATPANDAAEGLAIQALFGDRVPCNSTKGATGHTLGAAGAVGAVVCALALTDGQLPGSPGTQVLDPTLPIRYQTHSVAAPVRRVLSNSFGFGGSNCSLVLGVAA, from the coding sequence GTGACGCCTTTGCTGCTCTCCGCCTTCACCGCGACCACCTGCCTGGGCAGGGGGCTGGACGCCACACGCGACGCCTTGCGCAGCAACCGCTCCGGCCTGAAACCCTGCCGCTTCGAGACCGTTGAACTCGACACCTGGATCGGCGAGGTGGCCGACGTGGACGCGCAGCGCCTGCCCGCCGCGCTGGCGAGCCACGACTGCCGCAACAACCGCCTGACGCAGATGGGACTCGAAACCGACGGCTTCGCGGACCGCGTGCGCGAGGCGGTGGCCCGCCACGGCCGCACCCGCGTCGGCGTGTTTCTGGGCACCAGCACCGCCGGCATCCTGCAGACCGAACTGGCCTACCGCCGCCGCGACCCGGTCAGTGGCGCCTTGCCCGACGACTTCGTCTACCGGCACACGCACAACGCCTTTTCGCTGGCCGAATTCACGCGCGACTACTTCGGGCTCGAAGGCATGGCCATGGCCATTTCCACCGCCTGTTCGTCCAGCGCCAAGGTGTTCGCCGCCGCCGCCCGGCAGCTCGCGCTCGGCACCATCGACGCCGCCATCGTGGGCGGCGTGGACACCCTGTGCCTCACCACGCTCTACGGTTTTGCCTCGCTGCAACTGACCTCGTCCCAGCCCTGCCGGCCCTACGATGTGGCGCGCGACGGCATCTCCATCGGGGAGGGGGCGGCCTTCGGTCTGCTGGAGCGTGCCCCGCGGCCCGAGCCCGGCGCGGTGCTGCTCATGGGCGTGGGCGAGTCGAGCGATGCGTACCACATGTCCGCGCCACACCCGCAAGGGCTGGGCGCCCGCATGGCCATGGAAGCCGCGCTGCGTTCGGCGGGGATCGGCGCCGATGCGGTGGACTACATCAACCTGCACGGCACCGCCACCCCGGCGAACGACGCCGCCGAGGGCCTGGCGATACAGGCCCTGTTTGGCGACCGGGTGCCCTGCAACTCCACCAAGGGCGCCACCGGCCACACCCTGGGCGCGGCGGGCGCCGTGGGGGCGGTGGTCTGCGCGCTGGCGCTGACCGATGGCCAACTGCCGGGCAGCCCCGGCACGCAGGTGCTGGACCCGACCCTGCCGATCCGCTACCAGACCCACAGCGTGGCCGCCCCGGTGCGGCGCGTGCTGTCCAATTCCTTCGGTTTCGGCGGCAGCAACTGCAGCCTGGTGCTGGGGGTGGCCGCATGA
- a CDS encoding polysaccharide deacetylase family protein, with amino-acid sequence MPRPWTASPTLKASLVVHGAAALGTLAVPAAWPWALGALLANHAVLSTAGLLPRCTLLGPNITRLPAGAVARREIALTIDDGPDPEVTPRVLDLLDAAQAKASFFCIGRRARQYPGVCREIVARGHRVENHGDSHSNAFSVFGPARMRADIAAAQATLADITGQAPLFFRPTAGLRNPFLEPVLAALDLRLAAWTRRPYDTRTGDAQRVLARLTRGLAAGDILLMHDGHSARTPDGQAVILASLPALLQTLNEQDLRPVTLQAALS; translated from the coding sequence ATGCCCCGACCCTGGACCGCTTCACCCACACTGAAAGCCAGCCTGGTGGTGCACGGCGCCGCAGCGCTGGGCACGCTGGCCGTGCCCGCCGCCTGGCCCTGGGCGCTGGGCGCGCTGCTGGCCAACCACGCGGTCCTGTCCACCGCCGGTCTGTTGCCGCGCTGCACGCTGCTCGGGCCCAACATCACCCGTTTGCCGGCTGGCGCGGTGGCGCGGCGCGAAATCGCCCTGACCATCGACGACGGGCCCGATCCCGAGGTCACGCCGCGCGTGCTCGACCTGCTGGACGCCGCGCAGGCGAAGGCCAGTTTCTTCTGCATCGGCCGGCGCGCCCGGCAATACCCGGGCGTGTGCCGCGAGATCGTGGCGCGCGGCCACCGCGTGGAAAACCACGGTGACAGCCATTCCAACGCGTTCTCGGTGTTCGGGCCGGCGCGCATGCGGGCCGACATCGCGGCGGCGCAGGCCACGCTGGCCGACATCACCGGGCAGGCCCCGTTGTTCTTTCGCCCCACCGCCGGTTTGCGCAACCCGTTCCTGGAGCCGGTGCTGGCTGCGCTGGACCTGCGGCTGGCGGCCTGGACGCGGCGCCCCTATGACACCCGCACCGGCGATGCGCAGCGGGTGCTGGCGCGGCTCACCCGCGGGCTGGCCGCGGGCGACATTCTGCTGATGCACGACGGGCACTCGGCCCGCACGCCCGATGGCCAGGCGGTGATCCTGGCCAGCCTGCCCGCGCTGTTGCAGACCCTGAACGAGCAAGACCTTCGGCCTGTCACCCTGCAGGCCGCGCTTTCCTGA
- a CDS encoding alpha/beta hydrolase, with product MDGALHLHRGASTLMVLLPGAQMRPQEIVDAGLFDAVRQRGLALDLLVMDLRHEAACGHSAMDRLENGVLAPARERYQRVWLGGISLGGLLALCHQAESAGRVDGLCLLSPYPGSRITTNTIARAGGLDAWQPSNEQLEDPEFRAWRWLKKPEIDVPVYFGYGLQDRFADGMHQMAGRLPGATTCTPAGGHDWPVWRALWADFLDRSHFPA from the coding sequence GTGGACGGCGCTCTGCACCTTCACCGCGGCGCATCGACCCTGATGGTGCTGCTGCCCGGCGCCCAGATGCGGCCGCAGGAGATCGTGGACGCCGGCCTTTTTGACGCCGTGCGCCAACGCGGTCTGGCGCTGGATCTGCTGGTGATGGACCTGCGGCACGAAGCCGCGTGTGGCCACTCGGCCATGGACCGGCTGGAAAACGGCGTGCTGGCCCCGGCGCGTGAGCGCTACCAGCGCGTCTGGCTGGGCGGCATTTCCCTGGGCGGGTTGCTCGCCCTGTGCCACCAGGCCGAAAGCGCGGGCCGGGTGGACGGGTTGTGCCTGTTGTCGCCGTACCCAGGCAGCCGCATCACCACCAACACGATCGCGCGCGCCGGCGGGCTCGACGCCTGGCAGCCCAGCAACGAACAGCTGGAAGACCCGGAGTTCCGCGCCTGGCGCTGGCTCAAGAAGCCCGAGATCGACGTGCCGGTGTATTTCGGCTATGGCCTGCAAGACCGGTTTGCCGACGGCATGCACCAGATGGCCGGGCGCCTGCCCGGCGCCACCACCTGCACCCCGGCCGGCGGCCACGACTGGCCGGTCTGGCGCGCGTTGTGGGCAGACTTCCTCGACCGCAGCCATTTCCCCGCCTGA
- a CDS encoding MMPL family transporter, translated as MSSALRVFGLWLLAMAAGAAVVWNSHFSADMSFFLPSKPSAEQKVLVGQLKDGTVSRLLMVAIEGGDAAARAKVSRALRSQLAGQPGFVSVQNGEIEGLGAERDFLVRYRYQLSPAVTPERFTVEGLRAAVGNAIDTLASPVGMLFKPYLTRDPTGELLAVLDQLNPGDQPETRAGVWASRDGERAMLLLQTRALGSDTDGQEAAIAQVKDTFARVAGEAGASGLTLSLSGPGQFAVKSRATIKAEVSRLFLLSSLGIIVVLLAVYRSGRLLALSLLPMASGALAGVVVVSLVHGTVFGITVGFGSALIGEAVDYAIYFFVQSGRQGLKSWREVFWPTIRLGVLTSALGFGALLFSGFPGLAQLGLYALSGVVTAALVTRFVLPTLAGEHVRVPVPGRFVNGLFAALGRAHRLRLPVALLALAACVFLFVERDGLWDSNLSALSTVNQVDAANDGRLRSDLGAPDARYMVTVTAPDQESALQAAERAGEQLDRLVADGRIGGYDSPARFLPSVQRQTARLASLPSASELQTRVSQALSDSPLSAGKLGGFIEDVEAARRGGVLQRKDLDGTDLALAVDSLLSQGPDGWNAMLPLRPSSEAQDGELPVEQVRAALAGSGAVFVDMKSEFDTLYQGYLSEAVSLSLAGFVAIVGLLAFSLRSARRLARVLLTLVLTVAIVIAGLHLIGERLHLLHLVGMLLIVAVGSNYALFFDRAAAGEPLDAEILLSMVVAALTTVIGFGALALSSVPVLNAVGVTVGPGALLAILLSAVLVYPARAR; from the coding sequence ATGAGTTCTGCGCTGCGTGTTTTTGGTCTGTGGCTGCTGGCCATGGCCGCTGGGGCTGCGGTGGTCTGGAACAGCCATTTCTCGGCCGACATGTCGTTTTTCCTGCCCTCCAAGCCGAGCGCCGAGCAGAAGGTGCTGGTCGGCCAGCTCAAGGACGGCACGGTGTCCCGCCTGTTGATGGTGGCCATCGAAGGGGGCGACGCCGCGGCGCGGGCCAAGGTGTCGCGCGCACTGCGCAGCCAGCTTGCGGGCCAGCCCGGGTTTGTCTCGGTCCAGAACGGTGAAATCGAAGGCCTGGGGGCCGAGCGCGACTTCCTGGTGCGCTACCGCTACCAGCTGAGCCCGGCGGTGACGCCGGAGCGCTTCACGGTCGAGGGTCTGCGGGCCGCCGTGGGCAACGCCATCGACACGCTCGCCTCGCCCGTGGGCATGCTGTTCAAACCCTATCTGACGCGCGACCCCACGGGCGAGCTGCTGGCCGTGCTGGACCAGCTCAACCCCGGTGACCAGCCCGAGACCCGGGCCGGGGTCTGGGCTTCGCGCGACGGTGAGCGCGCCATGCTGCTGCTGCAGACGCGGGCGCTGGGCTCCGACACCGATGGCCAGGAAGCGGCCATCGCCCAGGTGAAAGACACCTTCGCCCGCGTCGCCGGGGAGGCCGGCGCGAGCGGGCTGACGCTGAGCCTGTCCGGACCGGGCCAGTTCGCCGTGAAGTCGCGCGCGACCATCAAGGCCGAGGTGTCGCGCCTGTTCCTGTTGAGCAGCCTGGGCATCATCGTTGTGCTGCTGGCGGTGTACCGCTCGGGGCGCCTGCTCGCGCTGAGCCTGCTGCCGATGGCCAGCGGCGCGCTGGCCGGGGTGGTGGTGGTGAGTTTGGTGCACGGCACGGTCTTCGGCATCACCGTGGGTTTTGGCTCGGCCCTGATCGGCGAAGCGGTGGACTACGCCATCTACTTTTTCGTGCAGTCCGGCCGCCAGGGGCTCAAGAGCTGGCGCGAGGTGTTCTGGCCCACGATCCGGCTCGGTGTGTTGACCTCAGCGCTCGGTTTCGGCGCGCTGCTGTTCTCGGGCTTCCCGGGCCTGGCGCAGCTGGGGCTGTACGCCCTGTCCGGCGTGGTCACCGCCGCGTTGGTCACCCGCTTTGTCCTGCCCACGCTGGCGGGTGAACATGTGCGCGTGCCGGTGCCGGGGCGTTTCGTGAATGGGCTTTTCGCGGCGCTGGGCCGGGCGCACCGGCTGCGTCTGCCGGTGGCGCTGCTGGCCCTGGCGGCCTGCGTTTTTCTGTTCGTCGAACGCGACGGGCTCTGGGATTCCAACCTGTCGGCGCTGTCCACCGTCAACCAAGTGGACGCGGCCAACGACGGACGCTTGCGCTCCGACCTGGGCGCGCCCGACGCGCGCTACATGGTCACCGTGACCGCGCCCGATCAGGAAAGCGCCTTGCAGGCCGCCGAGCGCGCCGGCGAGCAGCTCGACCGGCTGGTGGCCGATGGCCGCATCGGCGGCTACGACAGCCCGGCGCGTTTTCTGCCCAGCGTGCAGCGCCAGACCGCGCGGCTGGCCAGCCTGCCTTCGGCCAGCGAGCTGCAGACGCGGGTGTCGCAGGCGTTGAGCGATTCACCGCTGTCCGCGGGCAAGCTCGGGGGCTTCATCGAAGACGTCGAGGCGGCGCGGCGCGGCGGCGTTCTGCAGCGCAAGGACCTGGACGGCACGGACCTCGCGCTGGCGGTCGACTCCCTGCTCTCGCAGGGGCCGGACGGCTGGAACGCGATGCTGCCGCTGCGCCCGTCGAGCGAGGCGCAGGACGGCGAGCTGCCGGTGGAGCAGGTGCGTGCCGCGCTGGCGGGCAGCGGGGCCGTGTTCGTGGACATGAAGTCCGAATTCGACACGCTCTACCAGGGTTACCTGAGCGAGGCGGTGAGCCTGTCGCTGGCCGGTTTCGTGGCCATCGTGGGCCTGCTGGCGTTCAGCCTGCGCTCCGCGCGGCGGCTGGCGCGGGTGCTGCTCACGCTGGTGCTGACGGTGGCGATCGTGATCGCGGGGCTGCACCTGATCGGCGAGCGCCTGCACCTGCTGCACCTGGTCGGCATGCTGCTGATCGTGGCGGTGGGCTCCAACTACGCGCTGTTCTTCGACCGTGCGGCCGCTGGCGAACCGCTGGACGCGGAAATCCTGTTGTCCATGGTCGTGGCCGCCCTGACCACCGTGATCGGTTTCGGTGCGCTGGCGCTGTCCAGCGTGCCGGTGCTCAATGCCGTCGGGGTCACGGTGGGGCCGGGTGCCCTGCTGGCGATCCTGTTGTCGGCGGTGCTGGTGTACCCGGCACGGGCGAGGTAA